A genomic region of Antennarius striatus isolate MH-2024 chromosome 4, ASM4005453v1, whole genome shotgun sequence contains the following coding sequences:
- the LOC137594271 gene encoding glycine amidinotransferase, mitochondrial-like, translating to MLRVKCLRGGCRGAEAIHLFGAMLGRALTGWTQKAFQSSLSTSGSRVQGKVVEDQVTETKEQDCPVCSYNEWDPLEEVIVGRAENCHVPPLTVEVKATMYEKYWPFYQKYGGHPFPENHLKKAVAEIEELCNVLCHEGVTVRRPEPIDWSQVYTTPDFTSSGMYAAMPRDILLVVGNEIIEAPMAWRSRFFEYRAYRPLIKEYFRKGAKWTTAPKPTMSDDLYDQDYPMQTLADRYKLAAQGKFVTTEHEPCFDAAEFMRAGRDIFVQRSQVTNYMGIEWMRRHLAPDYKVHTISFKDPNAYHIDATFNIIGPGLALLNPERPCDQIDMFYKAGWTIVKPPIPMIPDDHPMWMSSKWLSMNVLMLDEKRVLVESNETNIHKMFERLGITPIKVSILHANSLGGGFHCWTTDVRRRGTLQSYF from the exons ATGCTGCGAGTCAAGTGTCTGAGAGGAGgctgcagaggagctgaagcTATCCATCTTTTTGGGGCCATG CTTGGCCGTGCGTTGACTGGATGGACCCAGAAGGCCTTTCAGAGCAGTTTGAGTACTTCAGGTTCACGGGTGCAGGGCAAAGTTGTAGAAGATCAGGTTACAGAAACTAAAGAGCAAGACTGTCCTGTTTGCAGCTACAATGAATGGGACCCTCTTGAGGAGGTGATTGTGGGTCGTGCTGAAAACTGCCATGTGCCTCCCCTCACTGTGGAAGTGAAA GCTACCATGTATGAGAAGTATTGGCCCTTCTATCAGAAATACGGAGGCCACCCTTTTCCTGAGAACCACTTGAAGAAAGCCGTTGCTGAAATTGAAGAACTGTGCAACGTCCTGTGTCACGAGGGAGTCACTGTGAGGAGGCCAGAACCCATCGACTGGTCACAGGTGTACACAACTccagacttcacctcatcgg GCATGTATGCTGCCATGCCAAGAGACATCCTTCTTGTAGTGGGAAATGAGATTATTGAAGCTCCTATGGCCTGGAGGTCTCGCTTCTTTGAGTACCGAGCCTACAGGCCTCTGATCAAGGAGTACTTCAGAAAAGGTGCAAAATGGACCACTGCGCCTAAACCCACCATGTCCGATGATCTGTATGATCAG GATTACCCCATGCAAACATTAGCAGACAGATACAAGTTGGCTGCCCAGGGGAAGTTTGTGACCACAGAGCACGAGCCCTGCTTTGATGCTGCTGAATTCATGCGTGCTGGGAGAGACATTTTTGTCCAGAGAAGTCAG GTTACAAATTATATGGGAATTGAGTGGATGCGTCGTCATTTGGCCCCAGACTATAAGGTTCACACAATCTCTTTCAAGGACCCAAATGCTTACCACATTGATGCAACTTTTAACATCATTGGACCAGGACTGGCACTGTTAAACCCTGAACGTCCCTGTGACCAG attgaCATGTTCTACAAGGCTGGCTGGACTATTGTTAAACCTCCCATACCCATGATTCCTGATG ACCATCCAATGTGGATGTCCTCCAAATGGCTGTCCATGAATGTCCTGATGTTGGACGAGAAGCGTGTTTTGGTGGAATCCAATGAAACCAACATTCACAAGATGTTTGAGAGACTTG GTATTACACCCATAAAAGTGAGCATTCTTCATGCTAATTCTCTGGGTGGCGGCTTCCACTGCTGGACAACCGATGTACGCCGCCGTGGAACTCTACAGTCCTACTTCTAA
- the LOC137594181 gene encoding glycine amidinotransferase, mitochondrial-like isoform X2, which translates to MLRVKCLRGGCRGAEAIHLLGSMFGRALTGWTQKAFQSSSSTAGSQMQGKVVGDHVTETKEQDCPVCSYNEWDPLEEVIVGRAENSHVPPLTVEVKKYGGHSFPEDHLKKAVAEIEELCNILRHEGVTVRRPELIDWSQVYTTPDFTSSGMYAAMPRDILLVVGNEIIEAPMAWRSRFFEYRAYRPLIKEYFRKGAKWTTAPKPTMSDDLYDPDYPMQTLADRHKLAAQGKFVTTEHEPCFDAAEFMRAGRDIFVQRSQVTNYMGIEWMRRHLAPDYKVHTISFKDPNAMHIDGTFNIIGPGLGLLNPERPCEQIDMFYKAGWTIVKPPTPMIPDDHPMWMSSKWLSMNVLMLDEKRVLVESNETSIQNMFESLGIKPIKVSILHANSLGGGFHCWTTDIRRRGTLQSYF; encoded by the exons ATGCTGCGAGTCAAGTGTCTGAGAGGCGgctgcagaggagctgaagcTATCCATCTTTTGGGTTCCATG TTTGGCCGTGCATTGACTGGATGGACCCAGAAGGCCTTTCAGAGCAGTTCGAGTACTGCAGGTTCACAGATGCAGGGCAAAGTTGTAGGAGATCATGTTACAGAAACTAAAGAGCAAGACTGTCCTGTTTGCAGCTACAATGAATGGGACCCTCTTGAGGAGGTGATTGTGGGTCGTGCTGAAAACAGCCATGTACCTCCCCTCACTGTGGAAGTGAAA AAATATGGGGGCCACTCTTTTCCTGAGGACCACTTGAAGAAAGCTGTTGCTGAAATTGAAGAACTGTGCAACATCCTGCGTCATGAGGGAGTCACTGTGAGGAGGCCAGAACTCATCGACTGGTCACAGGTGTACACAACTCCAGACTTCACGTCGTCAG GCATGTATGCTGCCATGCCAAGAGACATCCTTCTTGTAGTGGGAAATGAGATTATTGAAGCTCCTATGGCCTGGAGGTCTCGCTTCTTTGAGTACCGAGCCTACAGGCCTCTGATCAAGGAGTACTTCAGAAAAGGTGCAAAATGGACCACTGCGCCTAAACCAACCATGTCCGATGATCTGTATGATCCG GATTACCCCATGCAAACATTAGCAGACAGACACAAGTTGGCTGCCCAGGGGAAGTTTGTGACCACAGAGCACGAGCCCTGCTTTGATGCTGCTGAATTCATGCGTGCTGGGAGAGACATTTTTGTCCAGAGAAGTCAG GTTACAAATTACATGGGAATTGAGTGGATGCGTCGTCATTTGGCCCCAGACTATAAGGTTCACACAATCTCTTTCAAGGATCCAAATGCCATGCACATTGATGGAACTTTTAACATCATTGGACCAGGACTGGGACTGTTAAACCCTGAACGCCCCTGTGAACAG attgaCATGTTCTACAAGGCTGGCTGGACCATTGTCAAACCTCCCACACCCATGATCCCTGATG ACCATCCAATGTGGATGTCCTCCAAATGGCTGTCCATGAATGTCCTGATGTTGGATGAGAAGCGTGTTTTGGTGGAATCCAATGAAACCAGCATTCAAAATATGTTTGAGAGTCTTG GTATTAAACCCATAAAAGTGAGCATTCTTCATGCTAATTCTCTGGGTGGTGGCTTCCACTGCTGGACAACTGATATACGCCGCCGTGGAACTCTACAGTCctacttttaa
- the LOC137594181 gene encoding glycine amidinotransferase, mitochondrial-like isoform X1 → MLRVKCLRGGCRGAEAIHLLGSMFGRALTGWTQKAFQSSSSTAGSQMQGKVVGDHVTETKEQDCPVCSYNEWDPLEEVIVGRAENSHVPPLTVEVKACIYENCWPFYQKYGGHSFPEDHLKKAVAEIEELCNILRHEGVTVRRPELIDWSQVYTTPDFTSSGMYAAMPRDILLVVGNEIIEAPMAWRSRFFEYRAYRPLIKEYFRKGAKWTTAPKPTMSDDLYDPDYPMQTLADRHKLAAQGKFVTTEHEPCFDAAEFMRAGRDIFVQRSQVTNYMGIEWMRRHLAPDYKVHTISFKDPNAMHIDGTFNIIGPGLGLLNPERPCEQIDMFYKAGWTIVKPPTPMIPDDHPMWMSSKWLSMNVLMLDEKRVLVESNETSIQNMFESLGIKPIKVSILHANSLGGGFHCWTTDIRRRGTLQSYF, encoded by the exons ATGCTGCGAGTCAAGTGTCTGAGAGGCGgctgcagaggagctgaagcTATCCATCTTTTGGGTTCCATG TTTGGCCGTGCATTGACTGGATGGACCCAGAAGGCCTTTCAGAGCAGTTCGAGTACTGCAGGTTCACAGATGCAGGGCAAAGTTGTAGGAGATCATGTTACAGAAACTAAAGAGCAAGACTGTCCTGTTTGCAGCTACAATGAATGGGACCCTCTTGAGGAGGTGATTGTGGGTCGTGCTGAAAACAGCCATGTACCTCCCCTCACTGTGGAAGTGAAA GCCTGCATATATGAAAACTGTTGGCCCTTCTATCAGAAATATGGGGGCCACTCTTTTCCTGAGGACCACTTGAAGAAAGCTGTTGCTGAAATTGAAGAACTGTGCAACATCCTGCGTCATGAGGGAGTCACTGTGAGGAGGCCAGAACTCATCGACTGGTCACAGGTGTACACAACTCCAGACTTCACGTCGTCAG GCATGTATGCTGCCATGCCAAGAGACATCCTTCTTGTAGTGGGAAATGAGATTATTGAAGCTCCTATGGCCTGGAGGTCTCGCTTCTTTGAGTACCGAGCCTACAGGCCTCTGATCAAGGAGTACTTCAGAAAAGGTGCAAAATGGACCACTGCGCCTAAACCAACCATGTCCGATGATCTGTATGATCCG GATTACCCCATGCAAACATTAGCAGACAGACACAAGTTGGCTGCCCAGGGGAAGTTTGTGACCACAGAGCACGAGCCCTGCTTTGATGCTGCTGAATTCATGCGTGCTGGGAGAGACATTTTTGTCCAGAGAAGTCAG GTTACAAATTACATGGGAATTGAGTGGATGCGTCGTCATTTGGCCCCAGACTATAAGGTTCACACAATCTCTTTCAAGGATCCAAATGCCATGCACATTGATGGAACTTTTAACATCATTGGACCAGGACTGGGACTGTTAAACCCTGAACGCCCCTGTGAACAG attgaCATGTTCTACAAGGCTGGCTGGACCATTGTCAAACCTCCCACACCCATGATCCCTGATG ACCATCCAATGTGGATGTCCTCCAAATGGCTGTCCATGAATGTCCTGATGTTGGATGAGAAGCGTGTTTTGGTGGAATCCAATGAAACCAGCATTCAAAATATGTTTGAGAGTCTTG GTATTAAACCCATAAAAGTGAGCATTCTTCATGCTAATTCTCTGGGTGGTGGCTTCCACTGCTGGACAACTGATATACGCCGCCGTGGAACTCTACAGTCctacttttaa
- the LOC137594181 gene encoding glycine amidinotransferase, mitochondrial-like isoform X3, whose translation MLRVKCLRGGCRGAEAIHLLGSMFGRALTGWTQKAFQSSSSTAGSQMQGKVVGDHVTETKEQDCPVCSYNEWDPLEEVIVGRAENSHVPPLTVEVKACIYENCWPFYQKYGGHSFPEDHLKKAVAEIEELCNILRHEGVTVRRPELIDWSQVYTTPDFTSSGMYAAMPRDILLVVGNEIIEAPMAWRSRFFEYRAYRPLIKEYFRKGAKWTTAPKPTMSDDLYDPVTNYMGIEWMRRHLAPDYKVHTISFKDPNAMHIDGTFNIIGPGLGLLNPERPCEQIDMFYKAGWTIVKPPTPMIPDDHPMWMSSKWLSMNVLMLDEKRVLVESNETSIQNMFESLGIKPIKVSILHANSLGGGFHCWTTDIRRRGTLQSYF comes from the exons ATGCTGCGAGTCAAGTGTCTGAGAGGCGgctgcagaggagctgaagcTATCCATCTTTTGGGTTCCATG TTTGGCCGTGCATTGACTGGATGGACCCAGAAGGCCTTTCAGAGCAGTTCGAGTACTGCAGGTTCACAGATGCAGGGCAAAGTTGTAGGAGATCATGTTACAGAAACTAAAGAGCAAGACTGTCCTGTTTGCAGCTACAATGAATGGGACCCTCTTGAGGAGGTGATTGTGGGTCGTGCTGAAAACAGCCATGTACCTCCCCTCACTGTGGAAGTGAAA GCCTGCATATATGAAAACTGTTGGCCCTTCTATCAGAAATATGGGGGCCACTCTTTTCCTGAGGACCACTTGAAGAAAGCTGTTGCTGAAATTGAAGAACTGTGCAACATCCTGCGTCATGAGGGAGTCACTGTGAGGAGGCCAGAACTCATCGACTGGTCACAGGTGTACACAACTCCAGACTTCACGTCGTCAG GCATGTATGCTGCCATGCCAAGAGACATCCTTCTTGTAGTGGGAAATGAGATTATTGAAGCTCCTATGGCCTGGAGGTCTCGCTTCTTTGAGTACCGAGCCTACAGGCCTCTGATCAAGGAGTACTTCAGAAAAGGTGCAAAATGGACCACTGCGCCTAAACCAACCATGTCCGATGATCTGTATGATCCG GTTACAAATTACATGGGAATTGAGTGGATGCGTCGTCATTTGGCCCCAGACTATAAGGTTCACACAATCTCTTTCAAGGATCCAAATGCCATGCACATTGATGGAACTTTTAACATCATTGGACCAGGACTGGGACTGTTAAACCCTGAACGCCCCTGTGAACAG attgaCATGTTCTACAAGGCTGGCTGGACCATTGTCAAACCTCCCACACCCATGATCCCTGATG ACCATCCAATGTGGATGTCCTCCAAATGGCTGTCCATGAATGTCCTGATGTTGGATGAGAAGCGTGTTTTGGTGGAATCCAATGAAACCAGCATTCAAAATATGTTTGAGAGTCTTG GTATTAAACCCATAAAAGTGAGCATTCTTCATGCTAATTCTCTGGGTGGTGGCTTCCACTGCTGGACAACTGATATACGCCGCCGTGGAACTCTACAGTCctacttttaa